From Paenibacillus sp. FSL H8-0537:
GGGGCTAACGATACGTTCACAGTCGCTGCAGCCGGCAGATATTATATTACGTACCAAATCAATTTGACAGAGGCGTTACTGGTCGGCTCGCGTTTATTAATTAACGGCGCAGCAAGTACGCCCTCAACGTTGGAGCCGGTATTGAGCTTATCTGCTTTCAATAACGATATCATTATTGGGTTGACCGAAGGTTCGACCGTAACCCTTCAATTATTTGGACTTTTGGGTGCGGCAACATTGCTTGGAGGCAGCGCTGGGGCGGCACTGACCATTATCCAATTAAGCTAATGCGCCAGTTGGGCACCAAGGCAAGTGTGAATGAATAGGATGGGTCAATAGAATCAACTCGCAGGAGTGTGGTTTCATTGATCGCGATCAGTCTTTGCATGATAGTCAAAAATGAAGAAAAAACATTGGCGCGCTGTCTCTCCTCTATCGCCCCCGCTGTAGATGAAATTATTATTGTCGACACAGGCTCGACCGATGCTACAAGGGAAATCGCCGCCGATTTCAACGCTCGCGTCGATTCTTTTGCCTGGGTGGACGACTTCGCCGCCGCCCGTAATTTTGCATTCTCGCTTGCATCGAAGCCTTATATAATGTGGCTGGATGCGGACGATGTACTGGAGGTATCGGAGCTGCACAAGCTGAAGGCGCTCAAACACCAGCTCGGCGATACGGTGGACTCTGTCTCTATGGATTATCACCTGTCATTTGACGAGTTCGGCAACGTAGTTAACAAGCTGCGGCGCAATCGCATCGTTAAGCGTGAGCGGGGCTTTCAGTGGATTGGCGCGGTACATGAATACTTGGAGGTTTACGGAAACATCGTTCATTGTGATGTGGCCGTTACACATAAAAGCCTCGGGCATGACAGCGACCGCAATTTGACCATGTATGAAAATCGGCTCCGCAGAGGAGAGATTTTCACCCCGCGCGACTTGTTTTATTACGCCAACGAGCTGAAAGACAATGGCCGGTACGATTCGGCCATTCGTTATTATGACAAGTTTCTGGCTACCGGAAAAGGCTGGATCGAGGATAATATTCTCGCTTGCGGACGGCTTGCGGACTGCTACCACGAGCTGAACGAGCCTCGCAACATGATGGATTCCGTGCTGCGATCCTTCTATTACGACAAGCCTCGAGCAGAATTTTGCTGCCGCCTTGGGTATTATTTTTTGCAGCGAGATGAGCTTCAGATGGCCGTTTATTGGTATAAGCAGGCGCTCCACGCGGAGAACACGGACACAACAGGCTGGGGCTTTGCGAATATAGCCTGCTCTACCTGGCTGCCGCAGCTTCAGCTATGTGTCTGCTACGACCGTCTGGGTGACTATGAAGCAGCCCATTTGCATAATGAGCAGGCGGCCAGCTATCGGCCCGAGGATGAGCGAATGATAGCGAACCGGGAATATTTAAGCCAGCGGTTAAGCAAGAGGGATGAGGGAGGGGTCGTGCTTGTCTGAGAAAAAAAAGCGTGTGCTCATTGCCAGTCCCGTTCAGCAGCAGCCGACGATTCTGGCTTTGTTTCTCGCTTCGCTGAAACGTCTCCATGCAGACCAGTTGGAGCTAAGCTACTTCTTCATTGACGATAATACGGATGTTACGAGCAGCCTGCTGCTGGAGCAGTTTGCTGTCGCTCGCGAGGGTGTAACCATTATCCGTTCAGATTCCTCCGATAGCCCTGACGTGTATGTACGCACCGATACGACGCATTGCTGGAGTGAACAGCTCATTTGGAAGGTTGCCTATTTTAAGAATCGAATCATTGAGCATGCACTAGAACGTCAGTTTGACTACGTATTTCTACTTGACTCCGACCTGCTGCTGCATGCCAGAACGCTGGAGCAGCTAGTATCGGACGATAAGGATATTGTTTCGGAAATTTTTTGGACCCGCTGGCAGCCGGATGCGCGCCCTCAGCCGCAAGTATGGCTGCATGACGAATACGGACAGTGGGAGCGAGGCCGAGGCGAGAAGCTGAGCGATGAAGAAATTGCGGTGCGCTTGGAGCAGTTTTACGCCAAAATAAGCGAGCCAGGCGTGTATGAGGTAGGCGGTCTTGGCGCATGTACGCTGCTGAGCCGACGTGCGCTGGAAGCAGGTGTGCATTTTGGCCCCATCAGCAATTTAACCTTCTGGGGGGAAGACCGGCATTTCTGCATCAGGGCGGCTGCGCTTGGCTTGCGGTTGTTTGTGGATACCCACTATCCCGCCTATCATATTTACCGCAGTGCGGATTTGGCTGGGGCGGAGCGGTTTCTACAGAAAGAAGTGGAAGTCCAGCCTAAGGTTAGAGGACGGCTTACGCTGTCGATGGTCGTAAGGAATGAGAGCAGCCGCTATTTGCGCCAGGCGCTGGAGCAGCATCGCCAGTATATTGATGACGCGGTCATTATTGACGATGGCAGTACGGATGACACAGCCGATGTGTGCCTACAGGCGCTGGAAGGCATTCCGGTTAAGCTGATCCGCAACGCGTTTTCGCGCTTCAGCAATGAGGTTATGCTTCGGCAGCAGCAGTGGGAGGAGACGTTGGCTGTAAATCCGGAGTGGATTCTGAATCTCGATGCGGATGAATGGTTTGAACAAAGCTTCGTTCAGGAGCTCGACACCCTGCTGCAAAACCGTGCTACGAATGTATTTTGCTTCCGGTTATACGATTTCTGGAGCATTCATTCCTATAGATCGGATGCGATTTGGCGGGCACATGAAAGCTATCGCCCTTTTTTGCTCCGCTATGATCCAACATTTGATTATAAGTGGAAAAATACACCGCAGCATTGCGGGCGTTTTCCCGTTAATATTTTGGAGCTGCCTCATCAGCTGTCGGATATTCGCCTTAAGCATTATGGCTGGGCGAAAGACGAGCACCGCCGGGAGAAGCTGCATCGCTACCAGATGCTTGACCCCGACGCCAAGTATGGCTGGAAGGAGCAATACCTGTCCATATTAGATGTCAATCCACAGCTCGTGGAGTGGCAGGAATAGCTGGCATAAGCATGTAAAAAAAGCATCCCCACTCATCACGAATGATGAGTGGGGATGCTCTTAATCTTTTTAGCGGATGTACGATTACAAAGGGCTTAACGCAAAATTCGGCCAATAATGCCGCCGAGCCCGCCTTCATTATTGTTGTTATTGCCTGGATTTCCGCCCATATTGCCAGCGTTTCCAGCATTGCCGCCATTGCCGCCGTTGCCGCCAAAGGTGTTCTGGAAGGCGCTGCCTTGCTCTTGCGGCTGGTAGCGGTTGTCATCAATGCCGAATTTCACGCCGCTTTGACGCTCGAAAGGCTGAATAATAACGACTTGCCCAGGCTCATTGAACTCATACATATACGATTCACCGGAGGTTTGTCCGATAAAAGTTTTCCAGTTCACGTCGAGCTTCACTTTAGGTGAAGGGCCTGTCCATGCAACGATTGCATCGGGATCGACGCGGCATGGAGCTTGCAGAACGAGCGGGTTGCCGTTCGTCTTCACTGCGACTTGGGCGCCTTGGCCGTTGTAGGAGAGCTTGGAGGTGAAAAGTCCACGCTGGGAAATGACTCCAGAGCCGATGACCGTAACACCGTAGTGGCAAGTTTCTGTAAATGCCAGCAGGTCTTCACTTTCGACGCTGACGTGCTGCCAAGGGCCGCCTTGCTCCAGATTAATAATTGTCACATGCGTGTTCTGGTCGGCAAGATATACGGAGCCTTGCCCTTCGACCTCCATAATTTCAAGGTTTTCGCCTGTAATACGGCGCATACCGTGGTTCAATACTTGTCCAACAATGTTGCCGGAGTTTGTGCCAAGCAAGCGCTTGGAATATTTAAATTTGCCGTTGTAAGCCTGATCAGCGACCATAGAGCCCTTTTTAGCAAAAAACTTGCCTTGGCCTTCTGCTTTCAGAAACAGCTCGCGTTCCACTTGAAATTGAAATGGCATATGAGTTGACCTCCAGTTAGATGTGTAGTGAATTACATAGCGCCGTAATGCGCGCAAATGCCAGCCAGATCAAGCGTAAGGCCTGTGCCTACCGCATTGAATTTCCATTCGTTGTTGTGGCGGTATACTTCTCCCGCTAGCAAGGAAATGGAAGTGGAGTAATCCTCGGACAGGTCAAAGCGGCAAATTTCAGCTCCGTTCGCCTGGTTGACGATCCGAATGTAGGCGTTGCCGATTTGGCCGAAGTTTTGATTTTTGCGAACAGCGTCATCAATCGTCACGGTAAATACAATTTTCTGAATGTCAGGAGACACGCGGGAAAGCTGGATTTCTGCGGATTCATCGTCGCCGTTTCCTTGTCCAGTCCGGTTGTCGCCGTTATAGCGAACCGAGCCATCCGGGCTGTTTAAATTGTTATAAAAGATAATATGACCGTTGGATGGAAGCTTGTCCATTTGGTTCAAAAGGAAGATTTCAACATCTAGGTCGTAGCTCTGACCTTGCAAGCGATTTGTATCCCAACCGAGTCCAACCTTTAAGTGATCGAGTCCGGGGTTATTTTTCGTTAAATCGAGCTTTTGTCCTTTGGACAATACGAGTCCGCCGCCGAAGCCGCCAGCTTGAGGAGCAGGGGCTGCGCCAAACGAGCCTGCATTTCCAGCGTTCTGGAATCCACCCTGTTGAGCGCCGCCCTGGATGCCACCTTGTTGAATGCCGCCCTGCTGGATGCCGCCTTGCTGGATGCCGCCTTGCTGAATACCGCCCTGTTGAATGCCACCCTGCTGTATACCACCTTGGATACCGCCCTGAATGCCGCCTTGTCCACCAAAAATGTTTCCACCGTTTGAATTCGATCCAATACCCATTTGTATTGCCTCCTCAAATATAAAATAAGAGAACCATCTGCCTCGACAGTTGATCACCTTGAAGCGCTTAACAGGCCAGAATGGTGAAATTTGTCGATTTTGTGTAAGGATATGAAACTATTTGTAGTATAGCAGATTGTCATTGTAGTTGTTAATGGTTTTACAGTCCCTGCTGCAGCAGGGATGTCTGATTAGATACGGCGAAGCGGTAGCTTGGTTGCATTTTTTGAAATATAGGAAAGGATATGATTTTTCCATCCTCCCTCTATATTTCTCGGAATGAA
This genomic window contains:
- a CDS encoding glycosyltransferase family 2 protein — encoded protein: MIAISLCMIVKNEEKTLARCLSSIAPAVDEIIIVDTGSTDATREIAADFNARVDSFAWVDDFAAARNFAFSLASKPYIMWLDADDVLEVSELHKLKALKHQLGDTVDSVSMDYHLSFDEFGNVVNKLRRNRIVKRERGFQWIGAVHEYLEVYGNIVHCDVAVTHKSLGHDSDRNLTMYENRLRRGEIFTPRDLFYYANELKDNGRYDSAIRYYDKFLATGKGWIEDNILACGRLADCYHELNEPRNMMDSVLRSFYYDKPRAEFCCRLGYYFLQRDELQMAVYWYKQALHAENTDTTGWGFANIACSTWLPQLQLCVCYDRLGDYEAAHLHNEQAASYRPEDERMIANREYLSQRLSKRDEGGVVLV
- a CDS encoding glycosyltransferase; protein product: MSEKKKRVLIASPVQQQPTILALFLASLKRLHADQLELSYFFIDDNTDVTSSLLLEQFAVAREGVTIIRSDSSDSPDVYVRTDTTHCWSEQLIWKVAYFKNRIIEHALERQFDYVFLLDSDLLLHARTLEQLVSDDKDIVSEIFWTRWQPDARPQPQVWLHDEYGQWERGRGEKLSDEEIAVRLEQFYAKISEPGVYEVGGLGACTLLSRRALEAGVHFGPISNLTFWGEDRHFCIRAAALGLRLFVDTHYPAYHIYRSADLAGAERFLQKEVEVQPKVRGRLTLSMVVRNESSRYLRQALEQHRQYIDDAVIIDDGSTDDTADVCLQALEGIPVKLIRNAFSRFSNEVMLRQQQWEETLAVNPEWILNLDADEWFEQSFVQELDTLLQNRATNVFCFRLYDFWSIHSYRSDAIWRAHESYRPFLLRYDPTFDYKWKNTPQHCGRFPVNILELPHQLSDIRLKHYGWAKDEHRREKLHRYQMLDPDAKYGWKEQYLSILDVNPQLVEWQE
- a CDS encoding AIM24 family protein; this translates as MPFQFQVERELFLKAEGQGKFFAKKGSMVADQAYNGKFKYSKRLLGTNSGNIVGQVLNHGMRRITGENLEIMEVEGQGSVYLADQNTHVTIINLEQGGPWQHVSVESEDLLAFTETCHYGVTVIGSGVISQRGLFTSKLSYNGQGAQVAVKTNGNPLVLQAPCRVDPDAIVAWTGPSPKVKLDVNWKTFIGQTSGESYMYEFNEPGQVVIIQPFERQSGVKFGIDDNRYQPQEQGSAFQNTFGGNGGNGGNAGNAGNMGGNPGNNNNNEGGLGGIIGRILR
- a CDS encoding TerD family protein translates to MSKGQKLDLTKNNPGLDHLKVGLGWDTNRLQGQSYDLDVEIFLLNQMDKLPSNGHIIFYNNLNSPDGSVRYNGDNRTGQGNGDDESAEIQLSRVSPDIQKIVFTVTIDDAVRKNQNFGQIGNAYIRIVNQANGAEICRFDLSEDYSTSISLLAGEVYRHNNEWKFNAVGTGLTLDLAGICAHYGAM